Proteins encoded within one genomic window of Halobacteroides halobius DSM 5150:
- a CDS encoding RidA family protein, with the protein MEEKAVITTDESPAAVGPYSQAIKYNGFVITSGQIPFTKDGELISDDIQEQTKQSLKNIENILTEVGSGVDQLIKCTIFISDMDDFSKVNQVYKDYLKKPYPARSCVEVSRLPKDVKIEIEAIASYED; encoded by the coding sequence ATGGAGGAAAAAGCTGTTATCACTACTGATGAGAGTCCAGCCGCAGTTGGCCCTTATTCTCAAGCCATTAAATACAATGGTTTTGTAATAACTAGTGGTCAAATACCATTTACTAAAGATGGAGAGTTAATTAGTGATGATATTCAAGAACAGACTAAACAGTCACTAAAGAATATTGAGAATATTTTGACAGAGGTAGGTTCTGGAGTTGATCAGTTGATTAAATGTACCATATTTATTAGTGACATGGATGATTTTTCTAAAGTTAATCAAGTTTATAAAGATTATTTAAAAAAGCCTTATCCTGCTCGTAGTTGTGTAGAAGTATCTCGTTTACCTAAAGATGTTAAGATAGAGATTGAGGCTATAGCTTCCTATGAGGATTAA